Within Schaalia sp. HMT-172, the genomic segment GTTACCCTGCTGGTTCTGCTGGCCGTACTGGTTCTGCTGGCCCTGCTGGCCGTACTGGGCCTGCTGGCCATACTGCCCCTGCTGGGCCTGCTGGCCATACTGAGGCTGCTGGGCCTGCTGGCCATACTGCCCCTGCTGGGCCTGCTGGCCATACTGAGGCTGCTGGGGACGCTGCTGACCGAAGGCCGACTGACCCGCCTGGAAGCCCTGCTGCTGGCCGTACTGGCCCGGCTGGCCGAAGGCACCCGGGGTTGCATTCACGGGAGCAACCTTGCCGGCCTTGAGCTCGAGGAGCAGAACGCCGCCCGCAGCACCCATGGCGAGGGAGAAGAAGGGGAACAGGAACGCGCCGATCGACAGGTAGCTCACGCCGATCTCGACCATGGAATAGATCGTCATAATGACCGAGAGGAATGCCAGGAGAATCGACCCGGCACCCGTCGTGATGAACGCCCACTTCTGGTTCGTGAACCAGTAGGCGACACCAACAGCGACGGTGCCCACAAGCAGGAGGGTGAAGGTAACCGGGAACCAGCCGCCGCCGCCAAGGAGCGACTCGTGGAAGCCGAAGAGGGAGACGTAGGGCAGGACCATCGAAATGAGGACCAGGAGAGCCGCAACGCCGACGCCGATCAGCGCGTAGGTCGCGCGAACGGAACGACCACTGACCTTACCGGTCTCGGAAACAACGGCGTTCTGGAACTGGTTGAAGGCCGTATTTGCGGCGGCGCCGAACTGCTGAGCGGCAGCTCCAAACTGCTGACCGGCGGACTGACCGGGCTGACCCTGCGGGGCCTGGCCATACTGCGGCCGCCCCTGGGGAGCCTGCCCGTACTGCGGCTGACCCTGGGGAGCCTGGCCATACTGCGGCTGACCCTGGGGAGCCTGACCGTACTGCGGCTGACCCTGGGGAGCCTGACCGTACTGCGGCTGACCCTGGGGAGCCTGACCGTACTGCGGCTGCGCGGCGGGGGTCTGACCGTACTGCGGCTGCGCGGCGGGGGTCTGACCATCGGCTGCGAGTTCGGCGGCGGACTTCTCACGCGCACCCTCGGTAATCGTGCGCTCGAGCTCCTCGTCCGACACCGCGGGGGCGTCGGTGGTGGGGTTCTCGCCGAGGGCTGGTGTCGCGTCGGTCGCGGGTCCCGCCTGCTCCTGCTGAACGGGCTCGTTGACAGCCGCGCCCTGCTCGGCTACGGCCTCATCAACAGCCGCGATCTGTGCGGCCACGGCCTCATCAACGGCCTCGGCCTGGTCGGACACAGGCTGCTCGGCGGTCGGCGGCTGCGCGGGGACGACGCCCTGGTCGGACAGCCACTGCCCAAGCGCCGGGTACAGCGACGGGTGGGTCGCAACGTAGGGGCGCAGGTCGGGACGCGCGGCCGTGATATCGGCGAGGTCCTGAGCGGTCAGTGCCGGGTTACTCATGTCAGCAGCGCTGAGCTGCGACGGGTCGATAGTGCTCATCTGTATTCCTCTCGCACCCGAAAGTGCAGTTCCTGATGGCGAACAGTCAATACTATCGCGTGAGTCTGCCGCCAGGTCAAGACGTTCGAACGATGAAACGCGCGGCGAGCAAAGAAGCCCGGTCCCTGTCGGGACCGGGCTTGTGGTGGTAGCGGGGACAGGATTTGAACCTGCGACCTCCGGGTTATGAGCCCGGCGAGCTACCGAACTGCTCCACCCCGCGTCGGTGGTTAAAACCTTACCACCAGGCTCAAGACGCTTCAACCAAAGGGGCCGTGAACTACGTCTCCGCACCACAGCCCCGACCCGCGCCTCATCTCGGAGGCCTCGGGCCGGGGCGACGCTCATCAGTTCGCCAGATCAGCCCCGCTCTACTGGACAGGGTTATCCCTACCCGCGCCAGGCTGCGGGATCCCCCGCGCCAGGCTGCGGGATCCCCGGCGCGGGCGCGGCGCCGACTGCCGGCGGGGTGCCGGCAGCGGGCCACATGCCCTGAGGGGCAACGGGATTCACGCCGAGGGGCGGCACCGCACCACCGGATGCCGGGTATCCGCCCTGCATGGGGGCAGCCACGAACGGGCCACCGACTGGAGCGGCCGCGGGAGTACTCCGACCGGGCACGGCAAGGACGATGGCGGTGACGATACCGGTGCGCACGATCAGCCAGATCAGAACCCCACGCACAACGAGCAAGGGAGCGTACCACTGATCACCAAAGACCGACGGGTCCAGCGTCGGGGGCATGAACAGCCCATACCACTCCCCACCCTGCACGACGGAGAGCACCGGGTCGATGAGCAGGAAGGAGACTAGAACGACGCAGACCAGAACGTAGCGTATGACAATGTTTCGTCCCGCGAGCGCGATCGCGGCCAGCACGATCAACACGGAGTATATGACCACCCACTCATAGAACCAGATGTCCGTAAAACGCAGGAGATAGAGCCTCAGGTCGTCGAAGAAGTAGGGAATGAAAATGTTAACGAGCATGAGCGTCCACACAACCAGCTCAATGCGCAGACACACCCGCACGCGCGTGGAGAGCTGTGGGCGCGCGGGCCGGGCCATCGGGTAGGGTCCCGGCTGTGCCCAAGCTTGCGGTGCGGGTCCCGGCTGTCCCCAAGCTTGCGGTGCGGGTCCCGGCTGTCCCCAAGCTTGCGGTGCGGGTCCCGGCTGACCGCCGCCCTGGTACGGGATCCCCGGGACAGGACCGGAGAATTGACCGGGAGCATGGACAGCCCCACTTGCTCCGCCGGAACGGTTGGGTTGGGGATTCGGGATGTGAGGATTGCTCACTGGCAGGCTCCTTCCGCGCATATCGGTCACGCGCGAGTATACGTGATTTTCATCATATCAGCAGGGCTCTGCCGACACAACGATAGACACGGACGGACCACTTCCCGTCGTGCACCAACCCCACCGTCACATAGAGCGCGCCCGGCCTACCTCACAATGTGTGATTGGCAGGGCCGGGCGCGCATCGGACAGGCGCCAAACAGCGCCTATGAGCCGCTTTGCGCACCGCTCGTGGCAGATGCGCTTGGGCTCGGGCTGGGCGTGGGCGATCCGGAGTTTGAGGTCACGGGCGAGGACGTACCGAGCGCCGCCTGCGCGGCCTCCGCGCGAGTCAGCGCATCATGCAGGCGCGTCTGGGCCTCGCCGTAGGCGCTCCAGTCACCCTTGCTCATCGCCGCGTCGGCGTCACGCATGGCTTGGGCGGCGTCACTGACGGCCTGGCTGAGCTGGGTGCTCGCATCACCGGGGGTCGTGGAGGTTCCCGGCTGGGCGCCTCCCCCACCGCTCGGGGTGGTCGTCGCCGGGTCGTCCGCGACCAGCTGACTGAGGGATTCCTCCAGGGTCGGCGCGAAGCCGACCTTGTCGCCGAAGGCGGTCAGCACCGAGCGAAGCACGGGGTAGGACGCCGATCCGGTGCCCTGCACGTAGACGGGCTGCACGTAGAGCAGGCCGCCGCCGACGGGCAGGGTCAGCAGATTTCCGCGGATAACAGTCGAATCAGCCTGGTTGAGCAGGTTCAGCTGCGTGGCGATCTTCTCGTCGGAGTCGTACTTGTTCTGCACCTGTCCGGGGCCGGGCACGGTCGTCGACGAGGGCAGGGCGAGCAGGCGGAGCTTTCCGTACCCCTCACGCACCTGCCCCGGCGTGTTACCGGTTTCTGAGTCCACGGCGAGGAAGCCCGCCATGGCCTCGCGCCGCCCCTCGCCGCCACCGCCGGGCACGAACACGGAGGTCAGCGAGAACTCAGCGCTCTCCTGGCCGGGCATCTGCATGGTCAGGTAGTACGGGGGCTGCAGGGCGGTCGGTGCGGACACGCGGTTGCCGTTCGTATCCACGCCCGCGGAGGGCGCGCTTGAGGCGGTGGCGTCCCCGTAGGTCGAGGTCTCCTCGGCGAGGCGCCAGCGGTCACCGCCCGAGTAAAAGCCGGCCGCGTCGGTGACGTGGTAGGTAGCCAGCAGGTTGCGCTGGACCTTAAACATGTCCTCGGGGTAGCGCAGGTGGCTCATGAGGTCGCCGGAGATGGCGGACATGGGCTCGACGCTGCCCGGGTAGATCTTTTCCCACGTGCGCAGGATCGGGTCCTGGTCGTCCCAACGGAACAGGCGCACGGACCCGTCGTAGGCGTCGACGACGGCCTTGACGGAGTTACGCATGTAGTTGATCTTGTTGGCCTGCACGTACTGGCCCATCTGGGTGGACTGGGAGTCGACGGTCGCGTCGGAGAGCGTCTCGTGCTGGGCGTAGGGGTAGTTGTTCGTCGTCGTGTAGGCGTCGACTACCCACACGAGGCGCTTGGGGGTCGAGGCGTCCCCGTCCATGTCGACGACCGCGGGGTAGGCGGACTGTTCGAGAGTCAGGTAGGGAGCGACCTTGGAGACGCGCTGGAGCGGGTCGCGGTCGTAGAGGATCTGCGAGGCCTCGTTGGTCTGGGAGGAGAAGAACAGGTCGGTGGACCCGAACTTGATGGCGTACAGGAGCTTGTTCCACGTGTTGCCCACGGAGGGACCGCCGTTGCCGACGAAGGTCGTGGAGACCTGGCCGCCAACCGCCGTGTCGTCCGGGTAGTCGAGCTCCTGGGGCTCGGCACCTTCAGGGGCGCCGACGATCGAATAGGTGGGTGAGCCAGGGCTGAAGTAGACGCGCTCCTCATACTCCCCCATCTCGCCGACAGACGGCACAGACTGCTCCCAGTAGGAGGGCAGGCCATCGCTCGTGAGCTGATTACCGTAGGCTGCGACCGCGCCGAAGCCGTGCGTGTAGACGGTGTGCTGGTTGACCCACGTCTGCTGCTCGGCGGACAGGCCCGAGAGGTTCAGTTCGCGCACGGAGATGACGGTGTCGCGGCGCTCGCCGCCCACCGTGTAGCGGTCGACCTTCATGCCCGAATTGAAGCCGTAGTACAGGCGGGACTGTTGGAGCTGCTGGACGGTCTTGGTGATGACCTTCGGGTCGAGCAGGCGCACCTGAGAGGTGAGTGCCTCGTTGTCGAATTGCCCAGCCGAGGCAGTGGTGGCCGCGTCGTAGTTCGTCTGATAGTCGACGTCATCGAGGCCGTAGGCAGCCAAAGTCGCGTCGATGTTGCGCTGAATGTAGGGCGATTCGAGGGTGCGCTGGTTGGGGCGCACGCGGAACTGCTCAATGAGCGCGGGGTACGCGCCGGCCAGGATCAGGGCGGCGATGACGGTGACGGCCACGCCGGTCACGGGCAGGCGCCACGTGCCGCGGAAGGCGGCCACCACAAAGAGGGCCGCGACCAGGAAGGAGATGACCGCCAGGATCGAGTGCGCGGGGAGCGTGGCGTTGATATCGGAGTACATGGCTCCGTGGATGGAGCCGCTCTCCGAGGTCAGCAGCTCATAGCGGCCCAGCCAGTAGTTGATGCCGATGAACACCGAGAGGGTGGCTGCCATAAGGCCGGTCTGGAGTCGCGCGTGCTTGGAGGCGTGGGGGCGCGGGGCCAGGCGGATCGTCCCGTACAGGTAGGACACGACGAGGGCGGCGGCCAGCCCGATACCGGTGACAGTCATGAGGAAAGAGACGAGCACCTTGAGCGCGGGCAGGACGAACACGAAGAAGGAAATGTCCAGGCCGAACTGGGGATCGACCTGGTCGAAGGACGAGGCGTTGAGGAACTGAAGGAGCGTGCGCCATTCGGTGGCCAGACGGGCACCGTTAGTGAATCCGAAGAAGAGGGCGACTCCCCAGAAGGCGAAGCGCCGCACGGGCTCGAGCGCCTCCTGGTAGCCGCGCAGCGCCGCGGATGCTTCCCCGCGCGTCGAGGAGGCGCGGTGACGGTAGGCGAAGGCCATCGAGAAGTACAAGAGCCCGGTCGCGACCAGCAGGCCCACGACGAAGAGGCCGAAGTGGGCGCCCCACTGGGTGAGGATGACGCGCGTGGCGCTCATCTGGCGGAACCACAGGATCTCCGTCCACACGATGGAGGACCCGTAAACGACGGCGGCGATAACTGCCAGCGCGGCCAGCGTCATCGCGCCGGGGCCGGGCTTGCGGAGCTTCACCCCGGCGCGAGGGGCTCGCCGCTGACGCGGTTGATTTGGCTGATCGGATCCGAAGACCGAAAATGGGAAGCTCACAGCAATCCTCTCTGTTAAACCGGAAGCTAGTTCCCAGTCTAGCGGTGGGCAGGTTGTTCTTCGTCTCGGTTTTGTCCGCTCTCCGTGAGATTATGGGGGCATGAGTGTTGAGATGATGCCGAGTGCGCGTGAGATCGCGCTGGCCAACGTGGTTGTCGATATCGAGAAGGGCGCCGCCCGCGTGGGGTGGGATCACGCGCCTTCCATCTATGCGCTGGTCCCGACGGCTCTGCTTCTGTCTGACCCGAACCTGCCGGCCGACATTGCCGAGCAGCTGCGCGCGGGCTGGGACGGCAGCGACGAACACTTGAGCGCGATCATCCAGGAGGACCTGGCAGACGATGACATCGAGCAGGTCCTGGCCCACCTGGCGTGGCCGGAGACGGTGCCGGGTGCCGCGATCACGGTCGAGCGCATCGTTGTTCCCCCGGAGGTGGAGGACGAGGCTCCCGAGGACCCGGAGGAGGCCCTCGCGTTCGTCGCCAACCACCCGCTGCGCACGGACGTGCGCCTAGCCGTCGGCGTCATGCGCAGCGGCGAATCCTGGTGTGCGCTGCGCACTCGCGCCTTCGACTCCGATGACAAGGTCGGGCAGGGCTCGGCGCTGGTGCCCGCGCTGGTGGATGCGCTGCGCGCCTCTCTCGAGCCCGTCACGGGCGAGGAAGCCTGATCACGCCGGGGGCCCCGGCCTCGTCCGAACCAAGAGGGACGAGGCCGGGGCCCGCTCGTACCCGCCTGCCCGCAGGCCGTGGGGGGCTTGGAAGCGCTGCGTGCGCTACTGACAGGTCGGCAGGGTGTCCCCGGTGCCCTCCGCGATGGAGGAGACGGCCGTGGTGGCCTCGGCGAGGGTGGACACGGAGACCACGTGCAGCCCATCGGGGACGTGGCCGACCACCTCGGAGCAGTTGTCGCGCGGCGCCAGGAACCACTCGGCGCCGTCCTTCTTGGCTCCCCACATCTTCTGCTGGATACCGCCGATGGCGCCGACCTGCCCATCGAAGGACATCGTGCCGGTTCCGGCGATAGGCGTTCCCCCCGTCATGTCTCCCGGCGTCAGGCGGTCGATGATGCCCAGGGAGAACATCATGCCCGCGCTCGGGCCGCCGACATCCTTCAGGTTGACGGTGATCGTGACGGGCATCGAAGGTTCCACCGTCAGGTAGACGCCGAGCTTGGAGCCGGGTTCGTTCTCACCGGCCGCAATCGAATCGAAGGACAGGTCCAGGGTGGCGCCGTCGCGTTCGACGGTAATCGTCATGTGACTTCCCGCAGGAACGGTGCGCATGAGCGTGAAAGGAGTCGTCGCATCGGCGACCTCGTGGCGCGTGCCGTCGGGGGTCGTGATGGCCCGCAGGACGTCGCCTTCCTGGACGATGCCGTCCGCATTCGAGCCCTCCGTGGCGCCCTGGATCGTGACGGTGGCGGGAATCTGCCAGCCCAGGTAGTCGAGCGCGGCGACCTGGGAGGTCAGCTGTGAGTTGCGCATCATGGCGAGCTGCGCTTCGCTGACCTGGTCGTTCGTCGTCCCTTCGGGGTAGACGGAATCGTAGTCCACAATCTTGCTGTGCGGGTCGAAGTAGGCTCCGATGAGCTCAGCGAAGCTCAGCCGGTGGCCGGGGCCGCCCGACTCGGAGACAGTGACCATGCGCAGCTGGCCCTGCCCGGGTTTCGCGGGAGCGGTGACTGAGGCGGACTGCGGCTCGTCGACGCGGACGGCTTCGCCCGTGGTGGGGTCGGTGCCTTCGATGTCGAGCATCGGGACGCCGTCCTCGGTTCCCAGCACGTTGAAGGTCGGCCCGGGGCTGGAGACGACGAAGGGAACGGGAACCCAAAAGAGGATCGCCACCATCGCCAGGAGAGCCACGAGGGCCGTGACGAGGCGCCAGCTGACAAGCGGGATACGCTCGCCCTGGCCTTCTCCATTGGACAGCTTCTCATCGAGTGTCAAGGTCTCATCCGTTTCGCTCACCGTGCCATTGTGTCCCACCCGGCGCGCTCATGCACGCCCACTTCCACGCCCCCCTTATGCTCTCAGCGTTTTCGCAGTGTTTTATCAGCCCGGGCGCATGGCCGGACGCTAGTCTGATTCCATGAATGAGAACGAGTCCGGCACACCGTTTGAGGATTTCCTGCGCTCCATCCTGGGAGACGAGGCGGCCGCCGAGGCCGCCCGCGCCCTCGAGGCTCAGGGCTTCGATCCCGCGAACCTGCCCCCCGAGTTTTCTGATCCGGCACGCATGCGTGCTGCCATGGGGCAGTTCCAGTTCCTGATGAACACGACCGCAGGGCCGGTCAACTGGCGCATCGTGGAAGACAGCGCCAAGCAGGCCGCCTACGCCAGCGGCGACCCCGCGCCCACGGCGACCGAAGCGGAGGCGGCGCGTCAGGCCATGACCGTCGCGGACCTGTGGCTCGACGCCGTCACCGACTTCGCCTCGGGTCCGGTGACCCGCGACGTGTGGAGCAAGGTCGCGTGGGTAGAGCACACGATTCCCACGTGGAAGCGCATCTGCGAGCCGATTGCCCTCAACGTGTCGCGCGCCCTGTCGGGGGCACTCTCCGAGCAGTTCGGCCCCGATGGCAGCGGCGAGGCCGCGTCCCTGCCGGACGGGATGGCGGCAATGCTGGGCAAGACGCAGGAGATGATGCCTCGCCTGTCGGCGATGATGTTCTCCGCCCAGCTGGCCCGCGCGCTGGCGGCGCTGGCCGGGGAGTCTTTCGGCACCTACGACACGGGCATCCCGCTGTCGGATGCCTCCCACGCGGTGCTACTGCCCCACACGATCGCCGAGTTCGCCGATGGTCTCGACGCCCCCTTCGACGAGGTGCGTCAGTTCCTGGCGGTGCGCGAGGCAGCCCATCGTCGCCTCTTCGCGTCGGTGCCGTGGCTCGAGGGCGACCTGGTGCGGGCGGTGGAACGCTACGCGTCTCAGATCGCGATCGACACGGAGGCCATCACGGAAGTGGCACGGTCCGTAGACCCGTCGGATCCGGAGTCGGTGGAGTCCGCCCTGAGCGGCGGCGTGTTTGCCCTGGCGACCACCCCCGATCAGCGTCGGGCGCTCACTCGCCTGGAGACGATGCTCGCTCTCATCGAGGGCTGGGTCGAGGTGGTCACGGCGCGCGCCACGTTGCCTTACCTGCCTCACGCGGATGCGCTGCGCGAGATGATGCGCCGCCGCCGTGCCTCGGGCGGCCCCGCGGAGGAGATCCTGGGGACCCTCATCGGCCTGAAGATGCGTCCGCGCCAGGCGCGCGGCGCGGCCTCAATCTTTTCTCTCGTCGAGGCCGACGGTGGGCGCGATGCCCGCGAGGCCCTGTGGTCGCATCCGGACATGGTCCCCTCGGAGACGGAGCTGGCCACGCCCGACACCTTCTTGACGCTGCGGCGCGCCGCCGCCGAGGAGGACGCGGATATCGATGCGGCCCTCACCTCGTTGCTGGATGGAACGCTCGGCTGGGCGGAGGGCCTGGAGCCCGGCGCCGATTCGGGTGACCAGTCTTGCGCTCCCGGCGACGGCGAGGCGACCGAGGGCTCGGACCCGCACGACAATGAATGATCTGACAAGTTATCCACAGATTTTTCAAAAGGTCACGCGAAACTAACACACTGGTTCATGATGGCTTCTACAGGCATGAAGCAAAGGAGACCATCATGAACCTGGCACGCAATACGGCGATCTTGTGGCGCGGCCCCGGGGCCGTCCAGGTCGGAGGAGACAGCTCACGACACGTCCTCCTCGACAACCTGCACGCAAACGACCAGCTGTGGCTCAGCCACCAGGCGCACTCGCCGCGCTCAGCCGCGCCCACCCAGGCCTCGCCGGAACTCATGGCGGCGCTGCACCGAGCACACCTCATCGACGAGGGGGACCGGCGCCCCACGCTGCGCGTCGGCGTCCTCGGGGCGGTGCCCGCCTCCATCCTGGCGCTGCGCAGCCTCGTCGACACGATCAACCTCTCCCTCGCCATCGACGTCACCGCGTTGGTGGACGAGGACTGGGACCGAGTCTTCGGCGGCACCTTCACCGGCACCGCCCGCGATCGAGCCATCCGACGCGAGCTGGCTCCCCTCATCCCCCTCCCCCACCTGCACCACCAGGGTGACACCGACTGCGTCATCGTCTCGGCCGACCGCGTCGTCGACCCGGGCGTCCCCTTCGAGCTGACGGCCCACGACACCGCACACCTCATCGTCACGCGCGGGGAACACTCCTACGAGGTCGGCCCCCTCGTCATCCCAGGCATCACCCCGTGCTACCAGTGCGTCGAGCACGCGCGAGCCGCGGCGAACCCCTTCCGCCTCACCCACCTGCGAGAGCTCGCCGACTGGCCGCTGGGAACACTCCCCCTGCTGGCCCACTACGCGGCAGCCCTACGAGTGGCGCGCCTGATACGAGACTTCGCCTCCGGCGCGCTCACCGCGAGCCTGTGCGCCGAGATCGCCACCATCGACGAGGACGGAACAATCAGCGTCGAACGCGCCTACCCCGCCCACGAATGCGTGTGCGGAATCTGCGGGCTCGCCTCCTGAGTCAGGCACCCTCCTCGACGACAACCTCCTCGCCTCGCACGAGGGCAAGGACGGGAGCGGCGAAACGCTGCACCTTGACGTCGCCGATCCCCCGGATCACCCTCAGCTGCGTCGTGTTCTTCGGCATCGCCACGGCAATGTCGCGCAGCGTCTGATCCGTGAACACCGCAAAGGGCGGAACCCCCGCCTGCCGGGAAACCTCCAAACGCCAGGCCTTAAGCCGCGCGAACAGGTCAACGGCCTGGGGCGATGCCTCTTCCTCGAACGCACGATTGAGGGCGCGTGTGGAGGGACGCGCCTTCTTCTTGGGCGCACCCACACCCCGCTCCTGTGGCCAGATCCCGTCGAGGAGACGGCTACGCTTGCGCTTGCCACGCCCGTCCGCTCCCCGCGAGCGCGCCCACGACAGGGTCAGCAGATCGCGGGCGCGGGTGACGGCCACGTAGAGGAGGCGACGTTCCTCCTCGCGAGCCTCGGGGGTTTTCGCGTAGGAGATGGGCAGCAGGCCTTCCGAGAGGCCGACCAGAAAGACGGCGTCCCATTCGAGGCCCTTGGCCGCGTGGATGGTGGCCAGCTCGACGCCCGCTTTGTCGGGCTCGACCTGGTAGGCGATTCGCTCGTCGAGCTCGGCGACGAAGGCGGCGAGCGTGTCCGCGTGGCTGTCGTCCGCCCACCCGACGATCGCGTTCATGTTCGACCAGCGCTCGGACCCGGCCTGGCCGGAAGGGGCCTCGGGGGCCCACCCGACCCCGGAGAGCACGTCGCGCACGAGCTCGCCCAGCTCCCCCTCCTGCGCGGCAGCCGCGCCGGCGCGCAGGCGCGAGATCGCGGTGCGCACGTCGTCGCGGGCAAAGAAGGGTTTGCCTCCGGCGACGGCGACGGGGATGCCTCGGTGTCCCAGAGCCTCCTCGAAGGCCTGTGACTGGCCGTTGGTGCGCATGAGGACGGCGATGTTGTGGGGTTGGACGCCGCCGGCGACGAGGTCCGTGATCTGTGCGGCGACGCCCGCGGCCTCGGCGTGGTCGTCATCGTAGGTGCAGTAGCCCACGTGCGCTCCCCCGTCGCGCTGGCTGGACAGGCGCACGGTGCCCTCGCGCTGGGCGGCTCGTGCCAACACGTCGTTCGCGAGGGTGACGATCTGCGGGGTGGAGCGGTAGTCGCGGGTCAGCTCCA encodes:
- a CDS encoding UPF0182 family protein, translating into MKLRKPGPGAMTLAALAVIAAVVYGSSIVWTEILWFRQMSATRVILTQWGAHFGLFVVGLLVATGLLYFSMAFAYRHRASSTRGEASAALRGYQEALEPVRRFAFWGVALFFGFTNGARLATEWRTLLQFLNASSFDQVDPQFGLDISFFVFVLPALKVLVSFLMTVTGIGLAAALVVSYLYGTIRLAPRPHASKHARLQTGLMAATLSVFIGINYWLGRYELLTSESGSIHGAMYSDINATLPAHSILAVISFLVAALFVVAAFRGTWRLPVTGVAVTVIAALILAGAYPALIEQFRVRPNQRTLESPYIQRNIDATLAAYGLDDVDYQTNYDAATTASAGQFDNEALTSQVRLLDPKVITKTVQQLQQSRLYYGFNSGMKVDRYTVGGERRDTVISVRELNLSGLSAEQQTWVNQHTVYTHGFGAVAAYGNQLTSDGLPSYWEQSVPSVGEMGEYEERVYFSPGSPTYSIVGAPEGAEPQELDYPDDTAVGGQVSTTFVGNGGPSVGNTWNKLLYAIKFGSTDLFFSSQTNEASQILYDRDPLQRVSKVAPYLTLEQSAYPAVVDMDGDASTPKRLVWVVDAYTTTNNYPYAQHETLSDATVDSQSTQMGQYVQANKINYMRNSVKAVVDAYDGSVRLFRWDDQDPILRTWEKIYPGSVEPMSAISGDLMSHLRYPEDMFKVQRNLLATYHVTDAAGFYSGGDRWRLAEETSTYGDATASSAPSAGVDTNGNRVSAPTALQPPYYLTMQMPGQESAEFSLTSVFVPGGGGEGRREAMAGFLAVDSETGNTPGQVREGYGKLRLLALPSSTTVPGPGQVQNKYDSDEKIATQLNLLNQADSTVIRGNLLTLPVGGGLLYVQPVYVQGTGSASYPVLRSVLTAFGDKVGFAPTLEESLSQLVADDPATTTPSGGGGAQPGTSTTPGDASTQLSQAVSDAAQAMRDADAAMSKGDWSAYGEAQTRLHDALTRAEAAQAALGTSSPVTSNSGSPTPSPSPSASATSGAQSGS
- a CDS encoding PPA1309 family protein: MSVEMMPSAREIALANVVVDIEKGAARVGWDHAPSIYALVPTALLLSDPNLPADIAEQLRAGWDGSDEHLSAIIQEDLADDDIEQVLAHLAWPETVPGAAITVERIVVPPEVEDEAPEDPEEALAFVANHPLRTDVRLAVGVMRSGESWCALRTRAFDSDDKVGQGSALVPALVDALRASLEPVTGEEA
- a CDS encoding S16 family serine protease, with translation MGHNGTVSETDETLTLDEKLSNGEGQGERIPLVSWRLVTALVALLAMVAILFWVPVPFVVSSPGPTFNVLGTEDGVPMLDIEGTDPTTGEAVRVDEPQSASVTAPAKPGQGQLRMVTVSESGGPGHRLSFAELIGAYFDPHSKIVDYDSVYPEGTTNDQVSEAQLAMMRNSQLTSQVAALDYLGWQIPATVTIQGATEGSNADGIVQEGDVLRAITTPDGTRHEVADATTPFTLMRTVPAGSHMTITVERDGATLDLSFDSIAAGENEPGSKLGVYLTVEPSMPVTITVNLKDVGGPSAGMMFSLGIIDRLTPGDMTGGTPIAGTGTMSFDGQVGAIGGIQQKMWGAKKDGAEWFLAPRDNCSEVVGHVPDGLHVVSVSTLAEATTAVSSIAEGTGDTLPTCQ
- a CDS encoding zinc-dependent metalloprotease; this encodes MNENESGTPFEDFLRSILGDEAAAEAARALEAQGFDPANLPPEFSDPARMRAAMGQFQFLMNTTAGPVNWRIVEDSAKQAAYASGDPAPTATEAEAARQAMTVADLWLDAVTDFASGPVTRDVWSKVAWVEHTIPTWKRICEPIALNVSRALSGALSEQFGPDGSGEAASLPDGMAAMLGKTQEMMPRLSAMMFSAQLARALAALAGESFGTYDTGIPLSDASHAVLLPHTIAEFADGLDAPFDEVRQFLAVREAAHRRLFASVPWLEGDLVRAVERYASQIAIDTEAITEVARSVDPSDPESVESALSGGVFALATTPDQRRALTRLETMLALIEGWVEVVTARATLPYLPHADALREMMRRRRASGGPAEEILGTLIGLKMRPRQARGAASIFSLVEADGGRDAREALWSHPDMVPSETELATPDTFLTLRRAAAEEDADIDAALTSLLDGTLGWAEGLEPGADSGDQSCAPGDGEATEGSDPHDNE
- a CDS encoding ATP-dependent DNA helicase UvrD2 codes for the protein MNPEELLDALDPDQRAVATQVAGPLAVLAGAGTGKTRAITYRIAYGAAVGAVDPSNVLAVTFTQRAAFEMRHRLAQLGVPKAQARTFHSAALRQLRHFWPTVVGGPLPDVIPHKASLVAASAARLGIAIDRTNVRDIAAEVEWAKVSMVDATHYAASVARLRRDVPAGLDAGDMARLLDVYEDAKNERGVIDFEDILIYLCGMLQERADVASIVRKQYRSFVVDEFQDVNLLQARLLDLWLGGRHDVCVVGDVAQTIYSFTGASPDYLTGFGRQHPGARVVELTRDYRSTPQIVTLANDVLARAAQREGTVRLSSQRDGGAHVGYCTYDDDHAEAAGVAAQITDLVAGGVQPHNIAVLMRTNGQSQAFEEALGHRGIPVAVAGGKPFFARDDVRTAISRLRAGAAAAQEGELGELVRDVLSGVGWAPEAPSGQAGSERWSNMNAIVGWADDSHADTLAAFVAELDERIAYQVEPDKAGVELATIHAAKGLEWDAVFLVGLSEGLLPISYAKTPEAREEERRLLYVAVTRARDLLTLSWARSRGADGRGKRKRSRLLDGIWPQERGVGAPKKKARPSTRALNRAFEEEASPQAVDLFARLKAWRLEVSRQAGVPPFAVFTDQTLRDIAVAMPKNTTQLRVIRGIGDVKVQRFAAPVLALVRGEEVVVEEGA